One Citricoccus sp. K5 DNA window includes the following coding sequences:
- the hisI gene encoding phosphoribosyl-AMP cyclohydrolase: MDNTASADVALDPAIAQRLKKTPDGLVAAIAQQHDTGEVLMLGWMDEEALRRTLVSGRATYYSRSRREYWRKGDTSGHIQEVRSVALDCDGDALLVQVDQTGAACHTGTRTCFDGRRLPLSGADRPDPADVPATTTAKETTTDA, translated from the coding sequence ATGGACAACACCGCCTCCGCCGATGTGGCACTCGACCCGGCGATCGCACAGCGGCTCAAGAAGACGCCAGACGGCCTCGTCGCCGCCATCGCCCAGCAGCACGACACCGGCGAGGTGCTGATGCTGGGATGGATGGACGAGGAGGCCCTGCGGCGCACCCTGGTCTCCGGCCGGGCCACCTACTATTCGCGCTCACGGCGGGAGTACTGGCGCAAGGGGGACACCTCGGGCCACATCCAGGAGGTCCGGTCCGTGGCCCTGGACTGCGACGGCGACGCGTTGCTCGTGCAGGTCGACCAGACCGGCGCCGCCTGCCATACGGGCACTCGCACGTGTTTCGACGGACGCCGGCTTCCGCTCTCCGGCGCTGACCGTCCTGACCCTGCTGACGTGCCTGCAACCACCACAGCGAAGGAGACCACCACGGATGCGTGA
- the trpB gene encoding tryptophan synthase subunit beta produces the protein MIEHTGSYQHQPGPYFGPYGGRWMPESLIAALEEVDRTFTEARNDPEFTAELQDLFTNYVNRPSLLTEVPRFAQDSPGVRIFLKREDLNHTGSHKINNVIGQALLARRMGKTRLIAETGAGQHGVATATAAALFGLECTVYMGEVDTQRQALNVARMEMLGATVIPVTTGARTLKDAINEALRDWVASVDTTHYLLGTVTGPAPFPAMVRYFHSVIGDEAREQILAQAGRLPDAVCACVGGGSNAMGLFHAFLDDSGVALYGLEAGGKGISTGEHAASINLGRTGVLHGARTYLMQDEDGQTIDSHSISAGLDYPAVGPEHAWLNDTGRATYEPVDDAECMDAFQRLCRTEGIVPAIESAHALAGALRLAQRWSDEGVVSADTAVGEEKIIVVSLSGRGDKDVATAAKYFGMLPDAATPEGGDAEAVAARPEGAQN, from the coding sequence ATGATTGAGCACACCGGGAGCTACCAGCACCAGCCTGGGCCGTACTTCGGCCCCTACGGCGGGCGCTGGATGCCCGAATCCCTGATCGCCGCACTCGAGGAAGTGGACCGGACCTTCACCGAGGCCCGGAACGACCCGGAGTTCACGGCCGAGCTGCAGGACCTGTTCACGAATTATGTGAATCGGCCATCGTTGCTGACGGAGGTGCCGCGTTTCGCCCAGGATTCCCCGGGCGTGCGGATCTTCCTCAAGCGTGAGGACCTCAACCACACCGGGTCCCACAAGATCAACAACGTGATCGGGCAGGCTCTGCTGGCCCGTCGGATGGGCAAGACCCGCCTCATCGCGGAGACCGGTGCCGGTCAGCACGGCGTGGCCACCGCCACGGCCGCAGCCCTGTTCGGCCTGGAGTGCACCGTCTACATGGGCGAGGTGGACACCCAGCGCCAGGCGCTCAACGTCGCCCGCATGGAGATGCTCGGTGCCACCGTCATCCCCGTGACCACCGGCGCCCGCACGCTCAAGGACGCCATCAACGAGGCCCTGCGCGATTGGGTCGCCTCCGTGGACACCACCCACTACCTCCTGGGCACCGTCACCGGGCCGGCCCCGTTCCCGGCCATGGTCCGCTACTTCCACTCGGTCATCGGCGACGAGGCCCGCGAGCAGATCCTCGCGCAGGCCGGTCGGTTGCCGGACGCGGTCTGCGCCTGCGTCGGCGGGGGCTCGAACGCCATGGGCCTCTTCCACGCCTTCCTGGACGACTCCGGTGTGGCGCTCTACGGCCTGGAGGCCGGGGGCAAGGGGATCAGCACGGGCGAGCACGCCGCGTCGATCAACCTTGGCCGTACCGGTGTGCTCCACGGCGCCCGCACCTACCTGATGCAGGACGAGGACGGCCAGACCATCGATTCACACTCGATCTCGGCCGGCCTCGACTACCCGGCGGTCGGCCCCGAGCATGCCTGGCTCAATGACACCGGCCGGGCCACCTACGAGCCCGTGGACGATGCCGAGTGCATGGACGCCTTCCAACGGCTGTGCCGCACCGAGGGCATCGTGCCGGCCATCGAGTCCGCCCATGCCCTGGCAGGCGCCCTGCGCCTCGCGCAGCGCTGGTCGGACGAGGGCGTCGTCAGTGCGGACACCGCCGTTGGTGAGGAGAAGATCATCGTGGTCAGCCTGTCCGGACGTGGTGACAAGGACGTGGCCACGGCGGCGAAGTACTTCGGCATGTTGCCGGACGCCGCGACCCCCGAGGGCGGCGACGCGGAGGCCGTGGCCGCACGCCCCGAAGGAGCGCAGAACTGA
- a CDS encoding HGxxPAAW family protein translates to MTTSHRTTDDDLVLNDPTHAEPLGHGNSPAAWTLVLLLLAGSLLAGVGMLADLFVLVIAGAVVAVAGLVAGFIMGKAGKGTKGHAEPARH, encoded by the coding sequence ATGACCACCTCGCACCGCACCACTGACGACGACCTCGTCCTGAACGACCCGACTCACGCCGAGCCCCTCGGCCACGGCAACTCGCCGGCCGCGTGGACGCTGGTGCTGTTGCTCCTCGCCGGATCCCTGCTGGCCGGCGTCGGCATGCTGGCCGACCTGTTCGTCCTGGTCATCGCCGGTGCCGTCGTCGCGGTGGCCGGTCTCGTCGCCGGATTCATCATGGGCAAGGCCGGCAAGGGCACCAAGGGTCACGCCGAGCCCGCCCGGCACTGA
- the trpA gene encoding tryptophan synthase subunit alpha, producing the protein MTEQNTGQQIRSLTTESIEAARDAGRTAFIGYLPAGFPTVEDSIEAAVALGNNGADVIEIGIPYSDPVMDGPVIQAATSQVLVDGFRVDAVFDIIRAVTQRTDAAVVVMTYWNIVDRMGVETFARRLAEAGGAGIVTPDLVPEEAGAWFEASDRYGLDRIFLTAPSSTDERVKLITESSRGFVYGVSVMGVTGARSEVSTAAENVVARAHAAGAPRVAVGLGISKPEHIREIGAYADGAIVGTALVVALRDGGPAAVGTLAADLATGAVKSSRGDA; encoded by the coding sequence ATGACCGAGCAGAACACCGGACAGCAGATCCGATCGCTGACCACCGAGAGCATCGAGGCCGCGCGCGACGCCGGCCGCACCGCCTTCATCGGGTACCTCCCCGCCGGCTTCCCGACCGTCGAGGACTCGATCGAGGCCGCCGTCGCCCTGGGCAACAACGGTGCCGATGTCATCGAGATCGGCATCCCCTACTCTGATCCGGTGATGGACGGGCCGGTCATCCAGGCCGCCACGAGCCAGGTGCTGGTCGATGGCTTCCGGGTCGACGCGGTCTTCGACATCATCCGTGCCGTCACGCAGCGCACTGACGCCGCGGTGGTGGTCATGACCTACTGGAACATCGTCGACCGGATGGGCGTGGAGACCTTCGCCCGCCGGCTGGCCGAAGCCGGGGGAGCCGGCATCGTCACCCCGGACCTGGTTCCGGAGGAGGCCGGAGCGTGGTTCGAGGCCTCCGACCGCTACGGACTGGACCGGATCTTCCTGACCGCGCCGAGTTCCACGGACGAGCGCGTGAAGCTGATCACCGAGTCCTCGCGGGGCTTTGTCTACGGCGTCTCCGTCATGGGCGTCACCGGAGCCCGCTCCGAGGTCTCCACGGCCGCCGAGAACGTCGTCGCCCGGGCGCACGCCGCCGGGGCACCCCGGGTCGCGGTCGGCCTCGGCATCTCGAAGCCCGAGCACATCCGTGAGATCGGCGCGTATGCCGACGGTGCGATCGTGGGCACCGCCCTGGTGGTGGCCCTGCGGGACGGTGGCCCGGCCGCCGTCGGGACCCTGGCGGCCGATCTGGCCACGGGCGCCGTGAAGAGCTCGCGAGGAGACGCCTGA
- a CDS encoding maleylpyruvate isomerase family mycothiol-dependent enzyme → MGNHADRTTGQTPGRDFTAASRDALVESLLAAGPGRPTLCEGWQTEHLAAHIVLRESSPLVAGLVLRPLARTLERKTMELGDASSSPPAYQQLVDRVASGPQPPARLRQNPRASRLTKTIQGSTAARRAAQATNLLEFFVHTEDVRRAQDRWAPRHLADDYANALFTEFGRRVRMMYRSEPTGVVLARSTGQRLVARPTGKDEETRTVSGPAGELVLHAFGRRDHALVLLD, encoded by the coding sequence ATGGGGAACCACGCCGACCGGACCACCGGCCAGACACCTGGACGCGACTTCACCGCGGCCTCTCGGGATGCACTCGTCGAGTCGTTGCTGGCCGCCGGTCCCGGCCGGCCGACCCTGTGTGAGGGATGGCAGACAGAGCACCTCGCAGCCCATATCGTCCTGCGGGAGAGTTCGCCGCTCGTGGCCGGCCTGGTGCTCCGTCCCCTGGCCCGCACCCTGGAGCGGAAGACCATGGAACTCGGCGACGCCTCGTCCTCGCCGCCCGCCTACCAGCAGCTGGTGGACCGGGTGGCCTCCGGGCCGCAGCCACCGGCGCGGCTGCGCCAGAACCCGCGGGCCTCGAGACTGACCAAGACCATCCAGGGGTCCACCGCAGCACGCCGTGCCGCCCAGGCCACGAACCTGCTCGAGTTCTTCGTCCACACCGAGGACGTCCGGCGCGCACAGGACCGCTGGGCCCCGCGCCACCTCGCCGACGACTACGCCAACGCCCTGTTCACCGAGTTCGGCCGCCGGGTCCGCATGATGTACCGCTCCGAGCCGACCGGGGTCGTCCTGGCCCGCAGTACGGGCCAACGCCTGGTGGCGCGCCCCACCGGCAAGGACGAGGAGACCCGGACCGTCTCCGGTCCGGCCGGGGAACTCGTGCTGCATGCGTTCGGCCGCCGTGACCATGCCCTGGTGCTGCTGGACTGA
- a CDS encoding chorismate-binding protein, with amino-acid sequence MRELGTITPSAEDFEDLAGQHRVIPVTLTVLADGLTPVGIYRRLAADEPGTFLMESAAQGGVWSRYSFIGAGSAATLTTRRQGGEAVAHWLGDPPAGVPTQGDPIEVLRATLDLLSTDVREGLGDDLPNLVSGLAGFLGWPTVRRWEKLPSPPPDDLGLPEMAMNLITDLAVHDTVDGTVTLVANAINHNGLASGAREAWTDAVERLRSMAVRLTGPASPGAATWAGGMTEGGVPGSGDPVSVAPKDWLNLDVSAHVHDSWTHEGFLDAVAKAQQAIVDGEVFQIVVSRRFSAETTASGLDIYRVLRAMNPSPYMYLFSFEKPGPDGGRYQIVGSSPEALVTVNDGSVITHPIAGSQPRGATVEDDHLHEKLLVNDQKERAEHLMLVDLSRNDLSKVCVPGSVSVTQFMEVERFSHIMHLVSHVEGRLEPGQKALDVLAAAFPAGTLSGAPKPRALQLLDEWEPQERGPYGGVVGYFDLAGNMDMAINIRAATLVDGTAYVQAGAGIVADSVPETEAAETVTKSSAPMRAVLAAGLLSTLDPEVTP; translated from the coding sequence ATGCGTGAGCTCGGCACCATCACCCCCTCCGCGGAGGATTTCGAGGACCTCGCCGGACAGCACCGGGTCATCCCGGTCACCCTGACGGTCCTGGCGGACGGCCTGACTCCGGTCGGCATCTACCGCCGCCTGGCCGCGGACGAGCCCGGCACCTTCCTGATGGAGTCAGCGGCGCAGGGCGGCGTCTGGTCCCGCTACTCCTTCATCGGAGCGGGAAGCGCTGCAACCCTGACCACGCGCCGGCAGGGAGGGGAAGCCGTGGCCCACTGGCTGGGGGATCCCCCAGCCGGAGTGCCCACCCAGGGCGACCCCATCGAGGTGCTCCGGGCGACCCTGGACCTGTTGTCCACCGACGTGCGGGAGGGGTTGGGCGATGACCTGCCCAACCTGGTCTCCGGGTTGGCCGGTTTCCTCGGCTGGCCCACGGTGCGCCGCTGGGAGAAGCTCCCGAGCCCGCCGCCCGACGACCTCGGGCTCCCGGAGATGGCCATGAACCTCATCACAGACCTCGCCGTGCATGACACCGTGGACGGCACCGTCACCCTCGTGGCCAACGCCATCAACCACAACGGCCTGGCCTCCGGCGCCCGCGAGGCGTGGACGGACGCCGTGGAGCGACTGCGCTCGATGGCCGTCCGGCTCACCGGTCCTGCGTCGCCCGGAGCAGCAACGTGGGCTGGGGGCATGACAGAAGGTGGCGTGCCGGGCAGTGGTGACCCGGTGTCCGTCGCCCCGAAGGACTGGCTGAACCTCGACGTCTCGGCCCACGTCCACGACTCGTGGACGCACGAGGGCTTCCTGGACGCCGTCGCCAAGGCCCAGCAGGCCATCGTGGACGGTGAGGTCTTCCAGATCGTCGTCTCGCGCCGCTTCTCCGCGGAGACCACGGCCAGCGGCCTGGACATCTACCGCGTCCTGCGCGCCATGAACCCCAGCCCGTACATGTACCTGTTCTCCTTCGAGAAGCCCGGGCCCGACGGCGGCCGGTACCAGATCGTCGGCTCCTCGCCGGAGGCGCTGGTCACCGTCAACGACGGCTCGGTGATCACCCACCCGATCGCCGGATCGCAGCCCCGCGGAGCCACCGTGGAGGATGACCACCTGCACGAGAAGCTGCTGGTCAACGATCAGAAGGAGCGGGCGGAGCACCTGATGCTCGTGGACCTCTCCCGGAACGACCTGTCCAAGGTCTGCGTGCCCGGCAGCGTGTCTGTCACGCAATTCATGGAGGTGGAGCGGTTCAGCCACATCATGCACCTGGTCTCCCACGTGGAGGGCCGGCTGGAACCGGGGCAGAAGGCCCTTGACGTCCTGGCCGCGGCCTTCCCCGCCGGCACCCTGTCCGGGGCGCCGAAGCCGCGGGCGCTGCAACTGCTGGATGAGTGGGAACCCCAGGAGCGAGGCCCCTACGGGGGCGTGGTCGGCTACTTCGACCTGGCCGGCAACATGGACATGGCCATCAACATCCGCGCCGCGACGCTCGTGGACGGGACCGCCTACGTGCAGGCCGGCGCCGGTATCGTGGCCGATTCAGTCCCGGAGACGGAAGCCGCCGAGACCGTGACCAAGTCGAGCGCACCGATGCGGGCCGTCCTCGCGGCGGGGCTGCTGAGCACCCTGGACCCGGAGGTGACGCCATGA
- the lgt gene encoding prolipoprotein diacylglyceryl transferase, which yields MDGALTTAAIPAPIWDGFDLGPVTIHAYALCIVAGMIAGLWLASRRWKARGGPEGSLIDVSIWAIIFGLVGARLYHVVSSPDAYFGPNFDGTGDLTKIWRVWEGGLGIWGAVALGAVGAWIACRRYGFKISAYADVVAPGVLLAQAIGRLGNYFNQELFGGPTTAPWGLQVSADHPNFPAGALEGTLFHPTFAYEMLWSLLGVALLLLIDRRLQLRRGMMLWSYVAWYTAGRTWIEMLRIDDAEMITLFGTTQRLNVWTSLLMLLIAIGFLIYLGLTRPKTAEAEAEADSVWRAGREPIEETATETGSTAESAASSGAADPAGPADPAVDGAKVNAAETKKVADPVEKSD from the coding sequence ATGGACGGCGCGCTGACCACGGCCGCCATCCCCGCCCCGATCTGGGACGGATTCGACCTCGGGCCTGTCACGATCCACGCGTATGCGCTGTGCATCGTGGCCGGGATGATCGCGGGCCTCTGGCTGGCCTCGCGGCGCTGGAAGGCCCGTGGCGGCCCCGAGGGCAGCCTCATCGACGTCTCCATCTGGGCCATCATCTTCGGCCTGGTCGGCGCCCGGCTCTACCACGTGGTCTCGTCCCCGGATGCCTATTTCGGTCCCAACTTCGACGGCACGGGTGACCTGACCAAGATCTGGCGGGTCTGGGAAGGCGGCCTCGGGATCTGGGGAGCCGTCGCCCTGGGAGCCGTGGGCGCCTGGATCGCCTGCCGCCGCTACGGTTTCAAGATCTCCGCATATGCCGACGTGGTGGCGCCCGGCGTGCTGCTGGCCCAGGCCATCGGCCGGCTCGGCAATTACTTCAACCAGGAACTCTTCGGCGGCCCCACCACGGCGCCCTGGGGCCTGCAGGTGTCCGCCGACCACCCGAACTTTCCCGCCGGTGCCCTCGAGGGCACCCTCTTCCACCCCACGTTCGCCTACGAGATGCTGTGGAGCCTGCTGGGGGTGGCCCTGCTACTGCTGATCGACCGCCGGCTCCAGCTGCGCCGAGGCATGATGCTCTGGTCCTACGTCGCCTGGTACACGGCCGGGCGCACCTGGATCGAGATGCTCCGGATCGACGACGCGGAGATGATCACGCTCTTCGGCACCACCCAGCGCCTGAACGTGTGGACCTCGCTGCTGATGCTGCTGATCGCCATCGGCTTCCTCATCTACCTGGGCCTCACCCGGCCGAAGACCGCCGAGGCGGAGGCCGAGGCCGATTCGGTGTGGCGTGCGGGCCGTGAGCCGATCGAGGAGACCGCAACCGAGACTGGCTCCACCGCTGAGTCCGCGGCGTCATCAGGTGCGGCGGATCCAGCCGGGCCGGCCGATCCAGCCGTCGACGGGGCGAAAGTTAACGCAGCCGAAACAAAAAAAGTGGCTGATCCGGTCGAAAAATCTGATTGA
- a CDS encoding Trp biosynthesis-associated membrane protein — protein MMLKRRTAVLWAIAAGAIILGTGAQTWIESTQISGLPGDSVTTTGNEAAAVVPAMALVGMAAGIALSMARRIGRWITALLLLLAGAATAWSSLQAALDPAAAARTQVSEASGTTADAGAYAVTVWPWLTLVGGILLFLCGLAVLLFGRRWTTTRRYEATPTTATATGATGTTSTAAPTAAETPGAGDTGDLDEIDAWDELSRGQDPT, from the coding sequence ATGATGCTGAAGAGGCGCACCGCGGTCCTGTGGGCCATCGCCGCCGGGGCCATCATCCTCGGCACCGGGGCCCAGACCTGGATCGAGTCGACCCAGATCTCCGGGTTGCCGGGCGACTCGGTGACGACCACCGGGAACGAGGCGGCCGCCGTCGTGCCCGCCATGGCCCTGGTCGGGATGGCCGCCGGCATCGCACTGTCCATGGCCCGCAGGATCGGCCGGTGGATCACGGCGCTGCTCCTGCTCCTCGCTGGAGCGGCGACCGCCTGGTCCTCCCTCCAGGCCGCCCTGGACCCGGCAGCTGCAGCCCGGACCCAGGTCTCCGAGGCCAGCGGCACCACGGCGGACGCGGGGGCCTACGCCGTCACCGTGTGGCCATGGCTGACCCTTGTCGGCGGCATCCTGCTGTTCCTCTGCGGTCTCGCCGTGCTTCTGTTCGGCCGACGGTGGACCACCACCCGCCGCTATGAGGCCACGCCGACCACTGCAACAGCCACAGGAGCCACCGGGACCACATCCACCGCGGCGCCCACCGCGGCGGAGACCCCGGGCGCGGGGGACACCGGGGACCTGGACGAGATCGACGCCTGGGACGAGCTCAGCCGCGGCCAGGATCCCACCTGA
- the trpC gene encoding indole-3-glycerol phosphate synthase TrpC has product MATVLDEIIVGVRADLAERRRTVSLDAIRILADEATDRAPARDAYAALGGGRTDPQGIRILSEVKRSSPSKGALADIASPADLARRYEAGGAAAISVLTEQHRFGGSLADLDAVRAAVDIPVLRKDFTVDEYMIHEARAHGADLVLLIVAALDEAQLAEYLAVTHALGMNALVEAHTVEEIERAVAVGARIVGVNVRNLKTLDVDPRNYATLAPHLPEDVVRIAESGVQGPEQVADYARDGADAVLVGEALVKHGDPTQAIRDFRAASLAVRG; this is encoded by the coding sequence ATGGCCACCGTTCTGGACGAGATCATCGTCGGAGTCCGCGCCGACCTCGCCGAGCGCCGCCGCACGGTCTCCCTGGACGCCATCCGGATTCTCGCGGACGAGGCCACGGACCGTGCTCCGGCCCGGGACGCCTACGCCGCCCTCGGCGGGGGACGTACCGACCCGCAGGGCATCCGCATCCTGTCCGAGGTCAAGCGGTCCAGCCCCTCTAAGGGGGCCCTGGCGGACATCGCCTCCCCGGCTGACCTGGCCCGGAGGTATGAGGCCGGTGGGGCGGCCGCCATCTCCGTGTTGACAGAGCAGCACCGCTTCGGCGGCTCACTCGCTGACCTGGACGCCGTCCGTGCGGCCGTGGACATCCCGGTGCTGCGCAAGGACTTCACGGTGGACGAGTACATGATCCACGAGGCCCGGGCCCACGGCGCGGACCTGGTCCTGCTCATCGTTGCCGCCCTGGACGAGGCGCAGCTGGCGGAGTACCTGGCCGTCACCCACGCACTGGGGATGAATGCCCTGGTCGAGGCCCACACGGTCGAGGAGATCGAGCGCGCCGTGGCCGTGGGCGCCAGGATCGTGGGTGTCAACGTCCGCAACCTCAAGACCCTGGACGTGGACCCGCGGAACTATGCCACCCTCGCCCCGCACCTGCCCGAGGACGTGGTCCGGATCGCCGAGTCCGGTGTCCAGGGGCCGGAGCAGGTGGCCGACTACGCCCGCGACGGGGCGGACGCCGTCCTGGTCGGTGAGGCCCTGGTCAAACACGGCGACCCGACGCAGGCCATCCGCGACTTCCGCGCCGCCTCGCTGGCCGTCCGCGGCTGA